ACTCCAGCAAAACGGAGCAGTCCGCCCAAAAGAAGCTTTAACCGTTAAACGATTAGTTAAAATACCCTTCTAAATTTAAGCAGTAACCATATTTAATTCATTTAAAGATATAGGATCATGACCACATCCCGTCGTTCAGCCATTAAAACGATTATTGGTGCATTCACCATCCCCTCACTCAGCCCAATCGCATCCGTCTTTGCCCAGTCCTCGCCTGAGTGGACTACTTACGAGATCGTGACCGAAGTCAACCTAGAGATTCCCCGAATGGCAGTGCAGAAACTTGGATTCCGTTGCCTTTAGTTTTGGATACCGACTACTTCAAAACCTTAGCCATTCGTCCTAAGGCAAGCGACCCCAAGGCTATCAATCAAATTTATGAAACTCCAAATAAACAAGCTCGCATGCTTTGGACTAAATGAGATAAATCAGCACAAAACCATTCAGTGAAAGTTTCGATATTAGTAAGTACTCGCAATCGCAATCTTGAAATCTCTACTCCCAACCCTAGCTTAAAACTCTCGAAAGAAGAGCAGCGCTTTTGGACGCGCGGGACAAAATACCTTCCGACCGATGGCATCGTGAAAGTAAAAGCCCAAGAATGCATTGCAGGTTTGCCAGCAAATACTTCTGATGTTGATAAAGCGAAAGCTATTTATAACTGGGTTGTCGATAACACCCATCGAAACCCTAAGACACGTGGTTACGGCCAAGGTAATGTCAAGCTCATGCTAGAGACGAATAACTTGGGCGGTAAATGCGCTGATATCAATGCAATATTCGTGGCTCTTTCACGCTCTGTTGGACTACCTGCGCGTGATGTGTATGGCATCCGTATTGCTGACTCTACTCGTGGCTATAAAAGCTTAGGCAAGACTGGAGACATCACAAAGGCCCAACACTGCCGTGCTGAGTTTTATGCCTCTGGCTATGGCTGGGTACCAGTCGATCCAGCAGATGTTCGCAAGGTGATCCTAGAGGAAACTGGCGGCCTAGCAGTAACAGATCCCAAAGTAATCGCTATTCGTGATTATCTGTTTGGCAATTGGGAGATGAATTGGATGGCATACAACTACGATCATGACCTTACTTTGCCAGGTTCAATGCTGGGCAAAAAGGGTGAAATCCCATTCTTAATGTATCCGCAGGCAGAAAATACTGAAGGTCGTTTTAACTCACTTGATCCGGATAACTTCAAGTACAAAATAACCAGTAGACGTATTGGCTAACTCTTCATTAATAAGCTTGATGAAGATGTCTATGTGTAGGCCAGCCCGAGAACTCGCTCTTGCGCTGGCTTTTTCTTTACT
The nucleotide sequence above comes from Polynucleobacter necessarius. Encoded proteins:
- a CDS encoding transglutaminase-like domain-containing protein, which encodes MKVSILVSTRNRNLEISTPNPSLKLSKEEQRFWTRGTKYLPTDGIVKVKAQECIAGLPANTSDVDKAKAIYNWVVDNTHRNPKTRGYGQGNVKLMLETNNLGGKCADINAIFVALSRSVGLPARDVYGIRIADSTRGYKSLGKTGDITKAQHCRAEFYASGYGWVPVDPADVRKVILEETGGLAVTDPKVIAIRDYLFGNWEMNWMAYNYDHDLTLPGSMLGKKGEIPFLMYPQAENTEGRFNSLDPDNFKYKITSRRIG